A single region of the Salarchaeum japonicum genome encodes:
- a CDS encoding ubiquitin-like small modifier protein 1 — protein MNAEWKLFADLAEVAGDGHVAVTVETPTVGAALDALLADRPALEDRVLDDDGRLHDHINVLRNGAPVDDLDATVEDGDELALFPPVSGG, from the coding sequence ATGAACGCCGAGTGGAAGTTATTCGCGGACCTCGCGGAAGTCGCGGGCGACGGCCACGTCGCCGTGACAGTGGAAACCCCGACCGTCGGGGCCGCCCTCGACGCCCTTCTCGCCGACCGTCCCGCGCTCGAAGACAGAGTGCTGGACGACGACGGCAGACTCCACGACCACATCAACGTCCTCCGGAACGGCGCGCCCGTGGACGACCTCGACGCGACCGTCGAGGACGGCGACGAACTCGCGCTGTTCCCGCCCGTGAGCGGCGGGTAG
- a CDS encoding potassium channel family protein, with protein sequence MAVESGLAVQVLRGIYLGLLAGVVPVLVSFGFGFVFKYVTGLTIPALGVVVLAVAVAGINGGLLAFNDQTILQSANSTTVLTALMVILMMSFYAHAQGDRLGGTLPKRISLARIRERTFNRDVVELVGTRGQVRVEVVGDVADMEGYPPLPEPLRAEIRETEWTFPADLPVGEIETRFEDRLQSEFDLAAADATLDEQARATVVAAPPVSGVSKRVPSGKRAVSVEALVPTGVARGDAVTVFAGGTTATGTVVSAKSGEKKAESNPADADASTDGGTDAGGAAAVGTTTGGNGRVTVALDRADATAVLAADGGTVVVRSRGTRREFELVSLLRRAGHRLRRVTVGADSALAGRTLAESDPRDEHGVVVLAVRHDGAWTMAPRGSTRLEAGDDAFVVGSRDALDAFDGVVA encoded by the coding sequence ATGGCAGTGGAGTCAGGATTGGCGGTGCAGGTGCTCCGCGGCATCTACCTCGGCCTGCTGGCCGGCGTGGTGCCGGTGCTGGTGTCGTTCGGGTTCGGGTTCGTGTTCAAGTACGTCACCGGACTCACGATTCCCGCGCTCGGTGTCGTCGTGCTCGCGGTCGCGGTCGCCGGCATCAACGGCGGGCTCCTCGCGTTCAACGACCAGACCATCCTCCAGTCCGCGAACAGCACGACCGTTCTCACCGCGCTCATGGTCATCCTGATGATGAGTTTCTACGCGCACGCCCAGGGCGACCGCCTCGGCGGCACGCTCCCGAAGCGAATCAGCCTCGCGCGCATCCGGGAGCGCACGTTCAACCGCGACGTGGTGGAACTCGTCGGCACGCGCGGCCAGGTGCGAGTGGAGGTCGTGGGGGACGTCGCGGACATGGAGGGCTACCCGCCGCTCCCCGAGCCGCTCCGCGCGGAGATTCGGGAGACCGAGTGGACGTTCCCCGCCGACCTCCCGGTGGGCGAGATAGAGACGCGGTTCGAAGACCGGTTGCAGAGCGAGTTCGACCTCGCGGCCGCGGACGCGACGCTCGACGAACAGGCGCGCGCCACCGTCGTCGCCGCGCCGCCGGTGTCGGGCGTGTCGAAGCGCGTGCCGTCGGGGAAGCGCGCGGTGTCCGTGGAGGCGCTCGTGCCGACCGGGGTCGCGCGCGGGGACGCGGTGACGGTGTTCGCGGGCGGGACGACCGCCACCGGCACGGTCGTGAGCGCGAAGTCGGGCGAGAAGAAGGCGGAGTCGAACCCGGCGGACGCGGACGCGTCGACCGACGGCGGGACGGACGCGGGCGGCGCGGCGGCCGTGGGGACGACGACCGGCGGGAACGGCCGGGTGACGGTCGCGCTCGACCGCGCGGACGCGACGGCGGTGCTCGCGGCCGATGGCGGGACGGTGGTGGTGCGGTCGCGGGGCACCCGGCGCGAGTTCGAACTCGTGAGCCTCCTGCGGCGCGCCGGCCACCGCCTCCGCCGCGTCACCGTCGGCGCGGACAGCGCGCTCGCCGGCCGCACGCTCGCGGAGAGCGACCCCCGCGACGAGCACGGCGTCGTCGTGCTCGCGGTTCGGCACGACGGCGCGTGGACGATGGCTCCCCGGGGGAGCACGCGCCTGGAGGCGGGCGACGACGCGTTCGTCGTCGGGTCGCGGGACGCCCTCGACGCCTTCGACGGGGTGGTCGCGTGA
- a CDS encoding ArsR/SmtB family transcription factor: MDSGALLDLLGNANRRRILRLLAQKPCYVTEISEYIGVSPKAVIDHLRRLEDAGLVESHTDDRRRKYFHIARNLRLEVSVSPYEFGAKSAYPASTTLDLGRCTHLSIDLEIADEPEVSGLAAELRDLRELERELSMAQRWVQGRLADVQSDIADAATEDDDHLVPDVLAEIVDRPLDTRALADRVNAPPSVVESTLVRLRERGIVEEDGDGWRIAE, translated from the coding sequence ATGGATTCCGGGGCGCTCCTCGACCTGCTCGGTAACGCCAATCGGCGTCGCATCCTGCGACTGCTCGCGCAGAAGCCGTGCTACGTCACCGAGATAAGCGAGTACATCGGCGTCAGCCCGAAGGCCGTCATCGACCACTTGCGCCGCCTCGAAGACGCCGGGCTCGTGGAGAGCCACACGGACGACCGCCGCCGGAAGTACTTCCACATCGCGCGCAACCTCCGCCTTGAAGTGAGCGTCAGCCCCTACGAGTTCGGCGCGAAGAGCGCGTACCCCGCGAGCACCACGCTCGATTTGGGCCGGTGTACGCACCTCAGCATCGACCTCGAAATCGCCGACGAACCGGAAGTCAGCGGGCTGGCCGCGGAGCTCCGCGACCTCCGCGAACTGGAGCGCGAACTCTCGATGGCCCAGCGCTGGGTGCAGGGCCGGCTCGCGGATGTGCAGTCCGACATCGCGGACGCCGCCACGGAGGACGACGACCACCTCGTCCCGGACGTGCTCGCGGAAATCGTCGACCGCCCGCTGGACACGCGGGCGCTCGCCGACCGCGTGAACGCGCCGCCGTCCGTCGTGGAGAGCACGCTCGTCCGCCTCCGCGAGCGCGGTATCGTGGAGGAGGACGGCGACGGCTGGCGCATCGCGGAGTAG
- a CDS encoding DUF5802 family protein, producing MFEVFSNGYYLGRLVVEPHDGDRAAMQRRQHERVNEQLYASGEGVERTDYPLVMKLDTAHLRVHGSADVPADTLAVPRDLLERVSVDNPPALREVLLAKADHAERLVRTGAV from the coding sequence ATGTTCGAGGTGTTTTCGAACGGCTACTACCTCGGTCGGCTCGTGGTGGAGCCGCACGACGGCGACCGCGCGGCGATGCAGCGCCGCCAGCACGAGCGCGTGAACGAACAGCTCTACGCGTCCGGCGAGGGCGTGGAGCGAACCGACTACCCGCTCGTGATGAAACTCGACACCGCCCACCTCCGCGTCCACGGGAGCGCCGACGTGCCCGCGGACACGCTCGCCGTCCCCCGCGACCTCCTCGAACGCGTCTCCGTGGACAACCCGCCCGCGCTCCGCGAAGTCCTGCTCGCGAAGGCTGACCACGCCGAACGCCTCGTCCGCACGGGCGCAGTTTAA
- a CDS encoding Vms1/Ankzf1 family peptidyl-tRNA hydrolase translates to MLDRLLGRAHLKDRVEELEDEVESLRAQLDAEGERRRDAVAAKQEAEEEVNRLEDRVEELRDRVERAETVEEELDFRGTADVFGERLDRLLARLETVDAPGDGALTAMVDDRIPGSVRDAFGERAALVERASPCLAVRDADGVVSATLRPPIAPEPFDAWSDGFEVEREWFEPTGEFALAVVRADLFALGTYDGRERTGFEGFESDVKSKHSKGGFSQGRFERRRDEQVAEHIERCEDALDALDTETVYVVGERTLLPEFAERAAETAPSDATGDPEDALAEAFRDFWTVRLRLI, encoded by the coding sequence ATGCTGGACAGACTCCTCGGGCGCGCGCACCTGAAAGACCGCGTCGAGGAACTCGAAGACGAGGTCGAGAGCCTGCGGGCGCAACTCGACGCCGAGGGCGAGCGCCGCCGGGACGCGGTCGCGGCGAAACAGGAGGCCGAAGAGGAGGTCAATCGGCTGGAAGACCGCGTCGAGGAGCTCCGCGACCGCGTGGAGCGCGCGGAGACCGTCGAGGAGGAACTCGACTTCCGCGGAACCGCCGACGTGTTCGGTGAGCGCCTCGACCGATTGCTCGCGCGGCTCGAAACCGTGGACGCGCCCGGCGACGGCGCGCTGACCGCGATGGTGGACGACCGGATTCCGGGGAGCGTGCGCGACGCGTTCGGTGAGCGCGCGGCGCTCGTGGAGCGCGCGAGCCCCTGTCTCGCGGTTCGGGACGCCGACGGCGTCGTGAGCGCGACGCTCCGCCCGCCGATTGCGCCGGAGCCGTTCGACGCGTGGAGCGACGGCTTCGAGGTCGAACGGGAGTGGTTCGAGCCGACGGGCGAGTTCGCGCTGGCGGTCGTGCGCGCCGACCTGTTCGCGCTCGGCACGTACGACGGCCGCGAGCGCACCGGGTTCGAAGGGTTCGAGAGCGACGTGAAGTCGAAGCACTCGAAGGGCGGGTTCAGTCAGGGCCGGTTCGAGCGCCGGCGCGACGAGCAGGTCGCGGAACACATCGAACGGTGCGAGGACGCGCTGGACGCGCTGGACACCGAGACCGTGTACGTCGTCGGGGAGCGCACGCTCCTCCCGGAGTTCGCGGAGCGAGCGGCCGAGACCGCGCCGTCGGACGCGACCGGCGACCCCGAGGACGCGCTCGCGGAGGCGTTCCGGGACTTCTGGACCGTTCGCCTCCGGTTGATTTAG
- a CDS encoding NAD-binding protein, translated as MVVSRESLATGRIAVGLTMLVAVLSVVTGVVEISQPGHFGPVAPYLPESVKQAAGFTGALTGFLMVFSALGMRRGLRAAWYSTAVLLPFTAVQGVVQTSIYSTPLIALSLVSLPVVLLTKDRFDRSVSLSTTQLSAAIALTGIQIYGTVGAYALREHFPAIDTVLDAFWFTLVTSSTVGYGDITPTTQTGRLFGLSVLVLGTASFAIALGALLGPAIEARFANALGRMTQSQLEALDNHVIVAGYGDLTEPLIVELRENDTPFVVVTPDASVPDKLPEETVLVADPSDEAVLDRAGIDHARAVVAATNNDGEDALVVLTARQMNADVRIVAAATDKENEPKLRRAGADAVISPAVIGGHLLMRSAFGDENSERVAEELLEDD; from the coding sequence ATGGTCGTCTCGCGCGAGTCCCTGGCGACCGGCCGCATCGCGGTCGGTCTGACGATGCTCGTCGCCGTGCTTTCCGTCGTCACGGGCGTCGTCGAAATCAGCCAGCCCGGACACTTCGGTCCGGTCGCGCCCTACCTCCCGGAGAGCGTGAAGCAAGCCGCGGGGTTCACGGGCGCGCTCACCGGGTTCCTGATGGTGTTCAGCGCGCTCGGGATGCGCCGCGGCCTCCGCGCCGCCTGGTACTCCACCGCCGTCCTCCTCCCCTTCACGGCCGTGCAGGGCGTCGTCCAGACGAGCATCTACTCCACGCCCCTCATCGCGCTCTCACTCGTCTCCCTCCCGGTCGTCCTCCTCACCAAGGATCGCTTCGACCGCTCGGTCTCCCTCTCCACCACCCAGCTCTCCGCGGCTATCGCGCTCACCGGCATCCAGATTTACGGCACCGTCGGCGCGTACGCGCTCCGCGAGCACTTCCCCGCCATCGACACCGTCCTCGACGCGTTCTGGTTCACGCTCGTCACCTCCTCCACCGTCGGGTACGGCGACATCACGCCCACCACCCAGACCGGCCGCCTGTTCGGGCTGAGCGTGCTGGTTCTCGGGACCGCGAGTTTCGCCATCGCGCTCGGCGCGCTCCTCGGTCCCGCCATCGAAGCCCGGTTCGCGAACGCACTCGGACGCATGACTCAATCACAACTCGAAGCCCTCGACAATCACGTCATCGTCGCGGGCTACGGCGACCTCACAGAACCGCTCATCGTCGAACTCCGCGAGAACGACACGCCGTTCGTCGTCGTCACGCCGGACGCGTCGGTGCCGGACAAACTCCCCGAGGAGACCGTGCTCGTCGCGGACCCGAGCGACGAAGCCGTCCTCGACCGCGCGGGCATCGACCACGCGCGCGCCGTCGTCGCCGCCACAAACAACGACGGCGAGGACGCGCTCGTCGTCCTCACCGCCCGCCAGATGAACGCGGACGTCCGCATCGTCGCCGCCGCCACCGACAAGGAGAACGAACCGAAGCTCCGCCGCGCGGGCGCGGACGCCGTCATCAGTCCCGCGGTCATCGGCGGCCACCTCCTCATGCGGTCTGCGTTCGGCGACGAGAACTCGGAGCGCGTCGCCGAGGAACTCCTCGAAGACGACTAG
- a CDS encoding potassium transporter TrkA has protein sequence MIAQTLFGVSALAAARLFGLTVLAGVTAGVVALGYRWYFRDRVPTGLAVLAAVASVALYLNTKSAVTQVLAGQSELFEMNVVLFNSAAFALATAVGPVGQRTGDRIAVSAFAAAGAREVTGEVSQLVQAVGRVVAVTLPEDVGDIEEYEPAEASVKDDIAGKTLIFPRRLTVEELRERVVNRLKDDHDVGYVDVEMEPDGTVTYLAVGRRLAGIGPTLGPGTAAVAVTADPPNSASAGDVVQVWTTGETPERVATAELRATAGDTVTLALDEADAERVAGGRYRLLTLPSTPSADREFAALLRAADETMAAIRVAPDGPLAGTRLRDVEATVVAVRPQDGPVEPIPSRDRRLAGNDWLYVVARPETLRRIEADAGGAPGESGGS, from the coding sequence GTGATAGCCCAGACGCTGTTCGGGGTGTCGGCGCTCGCCGCCGCCCGCCTGTTCGGCCTCACGGTGCTCGCGGGCGTCACCGCGGGCGTCGTCGCGCTCGGCTACCGGTGGTACTTCCGCGACCGCGTCCCGACCGGTCTCGCGGTGCTCGCCGCCGTCGCGTCGGTCGCGCTCTACCTGAACACGAAATCCGCCGTGACGCAAGTGCTCGCCGGCCAGTCCGAGCTGTTCGAAATGAACGTCGTCCTCTTCAACAGCGCCGCGTTCGCGCTCGCCACCGCGGTCGGGCCGGTCGGCCAGCGAACCGGCGACCGAATCGCCGTCTCCGCGTTCGCCGCCGCGGGCGCGCGAGAGGTGACGGGCGAGGTGAGCCAGCTCGTGCAGGCCGTCGGGCGGGTCGTCGCCGTCACGCTCCCCGAGGACGTGGGCGACATCGAGGAGTACGAACCCGCCGAGGCGTCCGTGAAGGACGACATCGCGGGGAAGACCCTCATCTTCCCGCGCCGGCTCACCGTCGAGGAACTCCGCGAGCGCGTCGTGAACCGGCTGAAGGACGACCACGACGTGGGGTACGTGGACGTGGAGATGGAACCCGACGGCACCGTCACCTACCTCGCGGTCGGCCGCCGCCTCGCCGGTATCGGCCCGACGCTCGGCCCCGGTACCGCCGCGGTCGCCGTCACCGCAGACCCCCCGAACTCCGCGAGCGCGGGCGACGTGGTGCAGGTGTGGACGACCGGCGAAACCCCCGAGCGCGTCGCGACCGCGGAACTCCGCGCGACCGCCGGGGACACCGTCACGCTCGCGCTCGACGAAGCCGACGCCGAGCGGGTCGCGGGCGGCCGGTACCGCCTCCTCACCCTTCCCTCGACGCCGAGCGCCGACCGCGAGTTCGCCGCGCTCCTCCGCGCCGCGGACGAGACGATGGCCGCCATCCGCGTCGCGCCCGACGGCCCGCTCGCCGGCACCCGCCTCCGGGACGTCGAAGCGACCGTCGTCGCCGTCCGCCCCCAGGACGGCCCCGTGGAGCCGATTCCGTCCCGCGACCGCCGGCTCGCGGGGAACGACTGGCTGTACGTCGTCGCGCGCCCCGAAACCCTCCGCCGCATCGAAGCGGACGCCGGCGGCGCGCCCGGGGAGTCGGGAGGCTCTTAG
- the arsM gene encoding arsenite methyltransferase produces the protein MGSIDDRRERPDSLDADRQRRAVRERYAAIADDTDACCGTDEAAVERARQAGYDDADATGDASDANLGLGCGNPDAIAALSSGETVLDLGSGAGFDCFLAADRVGPAGRVVGVDMTPEMVERAREKAASDDYENVEFRLGEIEHLPVADATIDAVISNCVINLSPDKPRVFAEAYRALRPGGRLAVSDVVLTADVPPELRADPDAVAACVAGASTIDRLRALLADAGFADVEITPVDDGAEMLSEWAADHDPSDFLVSASIAARKPA, from the coding sequence ATGGGTTCGATTGACGACCGCCGCGAGCGCCCGGACTCGCTGGACGCAGACCGCCAACGCCGCGCAGTCCGCGAGCGCTACGCCGCCATCGCGGACGACACCGACGCTTGCTGTGGAACCGACGAGGCCGCGGTCGAACGCGCCCGACAGGCGGGCTACGACGACGCGGACGCGACGGGCGACGCGAGCGACGCCAACCTCGGCCTCGGCTGTGGGAACCCCGACGCCATCGCCGCGCTCTCCTCCGGCGAGACCGTTCTCGACCTCGGGTCGGGCGCGGGGTTCGACTGCTTCCTCGCCGCCGACCGCGTCGGCCCCGCCGGCCGCGTCGTCGGCGTGGACATGACGCCCGAAATGGTCGAACGCGCCCGCGAGAAAGCCGCCAGCGACGACTACGAGAACGTCGAGTTCCGCCTCGGCGAAATCGAACACCTCCCCGTCGCCGACGCCACCATCGACGCCGTCATCTCGAACTGCGTCATCAACCTCTCGCCCGACAAACCCCGCGTGTTCGCGGAGGCGTACCGCGCGCTCCGTCCCGGCGGCCGCCTCGCCGTCTCCGACGTGGTGCTCACCGCCGACGTGCCGCCGGAACTCCGCGCCGACCCGGACGCCGTCGCCGCGTGCGTCGCCGGCGCGTCCACCATCGACCGCCTTCGCGCGCTCCTCGCGGACGCCGGGTTCGCTGACGTCGAAATAACGCCCGTGGACGACGGCGCGGAGATGCTCTCCGAGTGGGCGGCCGACCACGACCCGAGCGACTTCCTCGTCTCCGCGAGCATCGCCGCGCGCAAGCCCGCCTGA
- a CDS encoding GNAT family N-acetyltransferase has protein sequence MAVTIRQARLDDSEAVAAFTQDTWSDRRENGDYIPRVFEDWVESDDDTQRTFVADVDGTAAGVFQIVRLSDHEAWAQGMRVDPDHRGKSLGTRMTHAGFDWARETGATVARNMVFSWNVMGLGLSRAAGFEPETEFRWVHPDPDPDAAHDYTETEDVHAAWRAIQSSRAFDELAGLGLDLNEAWALSEITKETLRDAPRTIALTNDRGARAAAYRVRDYDRENEDGESVTWADYGVGVWHDTRACEALLAAVSRDAAERDIDRVRVLIPEDAEFVSDVAAARVDIGDEPDFVTAADLTADY, from the coding sequence ATGGCAGTAACGATTCGGCAGGCCCGCCTGGACGATTCCGAGGCGGTCGCGGCGTTCACGCAGGACACGTGGAGCGACCGGCGGGAGAACGGCGACTACATCCCGCGCGTCTTCGAGGACTGGGTCGAGTCCGACGACGACACCCAGCGCACGTTCGTCGCGGACGTGGACGGCACCGCGGCCGGCGTCTTCCAAATCGTCCGCCTGAGCGACCACGAGGCGTGGGCGCAGGGGATGCGGGTCGACCCCGACCACCGCGGGAAGTCGCTCGGCACCCGGATGACGCACGCGGGCTTCGACTGGGCGCGCGAGACGGGCGCGACCGTCGCCCGGAACATGGTGTTCTCGTGGAACGTCATGGGCTTGGGGCTCTCCCGCGCCGCCGGCTTCGAACCCGAGACCGAGTTCCGCTGGGTGCACCCCGACCCCGACCCCGACGCCGCCCACGACTATACCGAGACCGAGGACGTGCACGCGGCGTGGCGCGCCATCCAGTCCAGCCGCGCGTTCGACGAACTCGCCGGTCTCGGCCTCGACCTGAACGAGGCCTGGGCGCTCAGCGAAATCACGAAGGAGACGCTCCGGGACGCGCCGCGAACCATCGCGCTCACGAACGACCGGGGCGCGCGAGCGGCGGCCTACCGCGTCCGCGACTACGACCGCGAGAACGAGGACGGCGAGTCGGTGACGTGGGCGGATTACGGCGTCGGCGTCTGGCACGACACCCGGGCCTGCGAGGCGCTCCTCGCCGCCGTCAGCCGGGACGCCGCAGAACGCGACATCGATCGGGTGCGCGTCCTCATTCCCGAGGACGCCGAGTTCGTCAGCGACGTGGCCGCCGCCCGCGTCGATATCGGCGACGAACCCGACTTCGTCACCGCCGCCGACCTCACCGCCGACTACTGA
- the gatD gene encoding Glu-tRNA(Gln) amidotransferase subunit GatD — protein sequence MNTGDRVRVSRAGEETEGVVLPSSSPETLVLKLDSGYNVGISREDADVTVVESDVYELEREESDTGSVSEVDFDDDLPTISLISTGGTIASTVDYRTGAVTAQFDAEDVLRAVPDLAGRANYRGRVVANILSENMEPSIWQDLARAVHDEIEAGADGVVVMHGTDTMQYSASALAFMLDTPVPVVFTGSQRSADRPSSDNVMNAVCSVEAAKSDAAEVMVCMHASESDDRCALHRGTRVRKNHTSRRDAFETVGADPLGYVEYETETVEFTRETAERGGVELDIAPAIEEDVALVKFTPNMDPGFLDLCEGKAGVVIEGTGLGHVHSDLVGRIDDLTSDGTAVVMTSQCLEGRVCDRVYDTGRDLLDAGIIEGEDTLPGTAKVKLMWVLANASEESVDEAFRTPVAGELTDRSTPWQ from the coding sequence ATGAACACTGGGGATCGCGTTCGCGTCAGCCGCGCGGGCGAGGAGACGGAGGGCGTCGTCCTCCCGTCCTCGTCGCCGGAGACGCTCGTCCTGAAACTCGACAGCGGCTACAACGTCGGTATCAGCCGCGAGGACGCCGACGTGACCGTCGTCGAGTCCGACGTGTACGAACTGGAGCGCGAGGAGAGCGACACCGGCAGCGTCTCCGAGGTCGATTTCGACGACGACCTACCCACCATCTCGCTCATCAGCACGGGCGGCACCATCGCCTCCACGGTGGACTATCGGACGGGCGCGGTGACCGCGCAGTTCGACGCCGAGGACGTGCTCCGCGCCGTCCCCGACCTCGCGGGTCGCGCGAACTACCGCGGGCGCGTCGTGGCGAACATCCTCTCCGAGAACATGGAGCCGTCCATCTGGCAGGACCTCGCCCGCGCGGTCCACGACGAAATCGAGGCCGGCGCGGACGGCGTCGTCGTGATGCACGGCACGGACACGATGCAGTACTCGGCGTCCGCGCTCGCGTTCATGCTCGACACGCCGGTTCCCGTGGTGTTCACGGGAAGCCAGCGCTCCGCCGACCGCCCCTCCTCGGACAACGTGATGAACGCCGTCTGTTCGGTGGAGGCCGCGAAGTCGGACGCCGCCGAGGTGATGGTGTGCATGCACGCCTCGGAGAGCGACGACCGGTGCGCGCTCCACCGCGGCACGCGCGTGCGGAAGAACCACACGAGCCGCCGGGACGCGTTCGAGACGGTCGGCGCGGACCCGCTCGGGTACGTCGAGTACGAGACCGAGACCGTCGAGTTCACCCGGGAGACCGCGGAGCGCGGCGGCGTCGAACTCGACATCGCGCCCGCCATCGAGGAGGACGTGGCGCTCGTGAAGTTCACGCCGAACATGGATCCGGGCTTTCTCGACCTCTGCGAGGGGAAGGCGGGCGTCGTCATCGAGGGCACGGGCCTCGGACACGTCCACTCCGACCTCGTCGGCCGCATCGACGACCTGACGAGCGACGGGACGGCGGTCGTGATGACGAGTCAGTGCCTCGAAGGCCGCGTCTGTGACCGCGTGTACGATACGGGCCGCGACCTCCTGGACGCCGGTATCATCGAGGGCGAGGACACGCTCCCCGGCACGGCGAAAGTCAAACTGATGTGGGTGCTGGCGAACGCGAGCGAGGAGAGCGTGGACGAGGCGTTCCGCACGCCCGTCGCCGGCGAACTCACCGACCGCTCGACGCCATGGCAGTAA
- a CDS encoding DUF1611 domain-containing protein, whose protein sequence is MRIALLAHEKFPDRAKTAVGVMRYGDHEVVAVVDRDNAGKRVNDLIDDVPDAPVVASMSEVEDEVDGLLIGIAPIGGGFDESWRPDVRNALERGLEVVSGLHYFLAEDDEFARLAAEHGGELWDVRKPSPDLTVADGVADEVSAEVVLTVGTDCSVGKMTTTLELVAAAEDAGYDAAFVPTGQTGIMIAGWGNPIDRVVSDFTAGAVEEMILEVGDDHDVVFVEGQGSIVHPAYSAVTCGILHGSMADKLVLCHEHDRDSVHGYDQELPPLPEYVSLYESLAAPVHETEVVAGALNTRGVDGDDAAREAVESYADTIDVPATDPVRFGMDEVLDDIL, encoded by the coding sequence ATGCGTATCGCACTGCTCGCACACGAGAAGTTCCCCGACCGCGCGAAGACCGCGGTCGGCGTCATGCGGTACGGCGACCACGAGGTCGTCGCCGTGGTCGACCGCGACAACGCCGGCAAGCGCGTGAACGACCTCATCGACGACGTTCCGGACGCCCCGGTCGTCGCGTCGATGAGCGAGGTCGAGGACGAGGTCGATGGGTTGCTCATCGGCATCGCACCCATCGGCGGCGGGTTCGACGAGTCCTGGCGGCCGGACGTGCGGAACGCGCTCGAACGCGGCCTCGAAGTGGTTTCGGGCCTCCACTACTTCCTCGCCGAGGACGACGAGTTCGCGCGCCTCGCGGCCGAGCACGGCGGCGAACTCTGGGACGTGCGGAAGCCGTCGCCCGACCTCACCGTCGCGGACGGCGTCGCGGACGAGGTGAGCGCGGAGGTCGTGCTCACCGTCGGCACGGACTGCTCGGTGGGGAAGATGACGACGACGCTCGAACTCGTCGCGGCCGCGGAGGACGCGGGGTACGACGCGGCGTTCGTCCCGACCGGCCAGACCGGCATCATGATCGCCGGCTGGGGGAACCCGATCGACCGCGTGGTGTCCGACTTCACGGCGGGCGCGGTGGAGGAGATGATTCTGGAGGTCGGCGACGACCACGACGTGGTGTTCGTCGAGGGCCAGGGGAGCATCGTCCACCCCGCGTACTCCGCGGTGACCTGCGGCATCCTCCACGGGTCGATGGCGGACAAACTCGTGCTCTGCCACGAGCACGACCGCGACTCCGTGCACGGCTACGACCAGGAGTTGCCGCCGCTCCCCGAGTACGTGTCGCTCTACGAGTCGCTCGCCGCGCCCGTCCACGAGACGGAGGTCGTCGCCGGCGCGCTGAACACGCGTGGCGTGGACGGCGACGACGCGGCGCGCGAGGCCGTCGAGTCGTACGCCGACACCATCGACGTGCCCGCGACCGACCCGGTGCGCTTCGGCATGGACGAGGTGCTCGACGACATCCTATGA